Proteins encoded together in one Passer domesticus isolate bPasDom1 chromosome 6, bPasDom1.hap1, whole genome shotgun sequence window:
- the DIO3 gene encoding thyroxine 5-deiodinase, which yields MLHSVGVHTLQLLTQAAACILLFPRFLLTAVMLWLLDFLCIRKKMLTMPTAEEAASASEEPPPDDPPVCVSDSNRMFTLESLKAVWHGQKLDFFKSAHVGSLAPNPEVIQLDGQKRLRILDFARGKRPLILNFGSCTUPPFMARLRSFQRLAAHFVDIADFLLVYIEEAHPSDGWVSSDAAYNIPKHQCLQDRLRAAQLMREGAPDCPLAVDTMDNASSAAYGAYFERLYIIQEEKVMYQGGRGPEGYKISELRSWLDQYKTRLQSPSTVVIQV from the coding sequence ATGCTCCACTCCGTCGGCGTTCACACCTTGCAGCTGCTCACCCAGGCGGCCGCCTGCATCCTCCTGTTTCCCCGCTTCCTGCTCACCGCCGTGATGCTCTGGCTCCTGGATTTTCTGTGCATTAGGAAGAAGATGCTGACGATGCCCACGGCGGAGGAGGCGGCCAGCGCCAGCGAGGAGCCGCCCCCCGACGACCCCCCGGTCTGCGTGTCCGACTCCAACCGCATGTTCACGCTGGAGTCGCTGAAAGCCGTGTGGCACGGGCAGAAGCTGGACTTCTTCAAGTCGGCGCACGTGGGTTCCTTGGCCCCTAACCCCGAGGTGATCCAGCTGGACGGGCAGAAGAGGCTCCGCATCCTGGACTTCGCCCGCGGCAAGAGACCCCTCATCCTCAACTTCGGCAGCTGCACCTGACCCCCGTTCATGGCCCGCCTGAGGTCCTTCCAGCGCCTGGCCGCGCACTTCGTGGACATTGCCGACTTCCTGCTGGTGTACATTGAAGAAGCACACCCGTCCGACGGCTGGGTCAGCTCGGATGCAGCCTACAACATCCCCAAGCACCAGTGCCTCCAGGACAGGCTGCGGGCAGCTCAGCTGATGAGGGAAGGGGCGCCCGATTGCCCCCTGGCCGTGGACACCATGGACAATGCTTCCAGCGCCGCCTACGGTGCCTACTTCGAGAGGCTCTACATCATTCAGGAGGAGAAGGTGATGTACCAGGGAGGCAGAGGACCAGAGGGCTACAAGATCTCGGAGCTGAGGAGCTGGCTAGACCAGTACAAAACCCGGCTCCAGAGCCCCAGCACGGTGGTCATCCAAGTGTAA